From Leifsonia sp. fls2-241-R2A-40a, one genomic window encodes:
- a CDS encoding dihydrofolate reductase family protein, with protein sequence MATVLYMSVSVDGYISTPDDFLGGDDGNRLHEWYAPGGDPDGLTGEAKALAGELDEIGAVVTGRRTAELMDHWGGDVHNGVPIFIPSHRPPGPAARWGYPNVHYIIDGGVARAMEQARAAAGDRDVYVQGGYTAQVALEEGVLDEIQVHLIPVLLGGGHRLFDLLPSEVELEIVKVIDTTHATHIRYRVLR encoded by the coding sequence ATGGCAACGGTCCTATACATGTCGGTGTCCGTCGACGGGTATATCTCAACGCCGGACGATTTTCTGGGCGGCGACGACGGCAATCGGCTCCACGAGTGGTACGCGCCCGGGGGAGACCCCGACGGTCTGACCGGCGAGGCAAAAGCCCTTGCCGGTGAACTCGATGAGATCGGCGCCGTCGTGACTGGCCGGCGCACCGCAGAACTGATGGACCACTGGGGCGGAGACGTGCACAACGGCGTCCCTATCTTCATCCCGAGCCACCGGCCACCGGGTCCGGCCGCCCGGTGGGGGTATCCCAATGTCCACTACATCATCGACGGCGGCGTCGCGAGGGCGATGGAGCAGGCAAGAGCCGCGGCCGGCGATCGCGACGTGTACGTGCAGGGCGGGTACACCGCGCAAGTAGCTCTTGAGGAGGGGGTCTTGGATGAGATCCAGGTGCACCTGATACCGGTGCTGTTAGGGGGTGGGCACCGTCTTTTCGACCTACTCCCCTCGGAGGTCGAGCTCGAGATCGTGAAGGTAATAGACACCACGCACGCCACCCACATCCGCTATCGCGTGTTGCGCTGA
- a CDS encoding DUF6457 domain-containing protein gives MSLDRSSSSVESNQRETSRSAVRVAAVLDLARDAADNALRPAPLLTAFVARYAAGRSGTGAYNVDVARDP, from the coding sequence ATGTCCCTAGACCGATCATCTTCCAGCGTCGAATCAAATCAGCGAGAGACGTCGCGAAGCGCGGTCCGCGTTGCGGCCGTTCTTGACCTCGCCCGCGACGCCGCCGACAACGCCCTGCGCCCCGCACCGCTCCTCACCGCGTTCGTTGCGCGCTACGCGGCTGGACGGTCTGGGACCGGAGCGTACAACGTCGACGTTGCCCGTGACCCGTGA
- a CDS encoding zinc-binding dehydrogenase: MRAIAIREFGDPSGMEVVDRPVPSPDIGHILIRVQAIGVGGVDAVIRRGTLGSSYPVGMIPGSEVAGTVISTGSDVDQSWMGRRVWAFTGVSGAYAEYAAAKLEDVAVIPDALSSIDAVALGSAAPVAHFALDHARFQKGESLLVRGAAGSIGIAAVQLAAQRGAAVIAVTTSSTERGRHLTTRGATQILDRDGNPRDGTDTGRRPFDVIIDIVGGKDVPDFIDRLAPNGRLVLVGAIAGFPPAEFGVRLLQSFQLSRSFSTFSLATVPSERLAAARAELFEAAAVGELHAVVDDTLPLGRAFEAHRRMDQGTVFGRIVLLP, encoded by the coding sequence ATGCGCGCGATTGCAATTCGGGAGTTCGGCGACCCGAGCGGAATGGAAGTGGTCGACAGGCCGGTGCCCTCGCCGGATATCGGACACATTTTGATACGGGTGCAGGCGATCGGTGTCGGCGGCGTCGACGCCGTCATTCGCCGCGGAACGCTCGGGTCGAGCTACCCGGTGGGTATGATCCCCGGCAGTGAGGTCGCCGGGACCGTGATCTCTACCGGCAGCGATGTCGACCAGTCCTGGATGGGCCGACGTGTCTGGGCGTTCACCGGCGTCTCCGGCGCCTACGCGGAGTACGCCGCAGCCAAACTCGAAGACGTCGCCGTGATCCCCGACGCCCTGAGCTCGATCGATGCGGTTGCCCTCGGCAGCGCCGCCCCGGTCGCCCACTTCGCCCTAGACCACGCGCGATTTCAGAAGGGAGAGTCGCTGCTGGTGCGCGGCGCGGCCGGAAGCATCGGAATCGCGGCTGTCCAACTAGCCGCACAACGCGGCGCGGCCGTCATCGCCGTCACCACCTCATCCACCGAACGCGGGCGGCATCTGACGACCCGGGGCGCCACCCAGATCCTCGACCGGGACGGAAACCCGCGAGACGGCACCGACACCGGAAGGCGCCCCTTCGACGTCATCATCGACATCGTCGGCGGGAAGGACGTCCCCGACTTCATCGACCGGCTCGCCCCGAACGGCCGGCTGGTCCTCGTAGGCGCGATCGCAGGCTTCCCGCCTGCGGAGTTCGGAGTACGACTCCTGCAGAGCTTTCAGCTCTCCCGCTCCTTCTCCACGTTCAGCCTCGCCACTGTCCCCTCTGAACGGCTGGCAGCGGCTCGCGCCGAACTCTTTGAAGCCGCAGCGGTCGGTGAACTGCACGCCGTCGTCGACGACACGCTGCCGTTGGGACGCGCATTCGAAGCGCACCGCCGAATGGATCAGGGAACCGTCTTCGGGCGCATCGTCCTCCTGCCTTGA
- a CDS encoding TetR/AcrR family transcriptional regulator produces MDARVRLGEVRGAAVLMSQILRADAQENRERIVRAARALFAERGLDVDMREVARRADVGPATLYRRFPTKKALVEQAFVAEMASCSAIVARGCADDDAWRGFRSVVEGLTALNVRNRGFVDAFMSTEPTASGFAAHRRELLTLLARLAKRAQQQGGLRQDFVIDDLVLLLRAGRGLASGSQKRRDAAAGRFASLAIDALSRGRPIAG; encoded by the coding sequence GTGGACGCCCGCGTCCGTTTAGGCGAAGTGAGAGGAGCGGCTGTCCTCATGTCTCAGATCCTCCGAGCGGATGCTCAGGAGAACCGCGAGCGCATCGTCCGCGCGGCCCGCGCTCTGTTCGCGGAGCGCGGGCTCGACGTCGACATGCGCGAGGTCGCCAGGCGCGCTGACGTCGGCCCGGCCACGCTGTACCGCAGATTCCCGACGAAGAAGGCCCTCGTCGAGCAGGCTTTCGTCGCCGAGATGGCGTCGTGCAGCGCCATCGTCGCGCGCGGCTGCGCCGATGACGACGCGTGGCGAGGCTTCCGATCCGTGGTGGAGGGTTTAACCGCGCTCAACGTGCGGAACAGGGGCTTCGTCGACGCCTTCATGTCAACCGAGCCGACGGCGTCCGGGTTCGCCGCACATCGCCGAGAACTGCTCACCTTGCTGGCTCGACTTGCGAAACGCGCGCAACAGCAGGGCGGCCTCCGCCAGGACTTCGTCATCGACGACCTCGTCCTCCTTCTGCGGGCCGGACGCGGTCTGGCATCCGGTTCGCAGAAGCGGCGCGATGCGGCCGCCGGGCGATTCGCGAGCCTCGCCATCGATGCCTTGAGTCGTGGCCGACCCATCGCGGGCTAG